A region from the Salicibibacter cibarius genome encodes:
- the icd gene encoding NADP-dependent isocitrate dehydrogenase, with translation MSDKITVNNGRLNVPDNPVIPYIEGDGTGPDIWAAASRVIDAAVEKAYDGKKKIDWKEILVGGKSHDKTGEWLPEESLEAIRENLIAIKGPLTTPTGGGIRSLNVALRQKLDLFTCLRPVRHYSGVPSPVKRPEEVDMVIFRENTEDIYAGIEYQEGTPEAQKVIDFIQNEMGSENIRFPETSGVGIKPISKEGTERLVRSAIQYAIDENRKNVTLVHKGNIMKFTEGAFKAWGFELAEREFGDQVFTWQTYDEIVEKEGKEAANKAQDEAEAAGKIIIKEAIADIFLQQILTRPKEHDVVATMNLNGDYISDALAAQVGGIGIAPGANINYDTGHAIFEATHGTAPKYAGQDKVNPSSLILSGELLLRHLGWNEAADLITKSMDTTIGNKVVTYDFARLMDNAREVKCSGFADELIKNM, from the coding sequence ATGTCTGACAAAATTACAGTAAACAATGGAAGATTAAATGTGCCGGATAACCCCGTCATCCCATACATTGAAGGAGACGGCACGGGTCCCGACATTTGGGCGGCAGCTTCCCGTGTCATCGATGCGGCTGTAGAGAAAGCCTATGATGGCAAGAAAAAAATCGATTGGAAAGAAATCCTCGTTGGCGGCAAATCTCATGATAAGACAGGAGAGTGGCTCCCGGAAGAATCGTTGGAAGCGATTCGCGAAAACTTAATCGCCATTAAAGGTCCGCTTACAACACCCACCGGCGGCGGCATCCGGTCTTTGAACGTTGCTCTTCGCCAAAAATTGGATCTGTTCACTTGTTTGCGACCGGTTCGCCACTATTCAGGTGTGCCTTCCCCGGTAAAGCGTCCGGAAGAAGTGGACATGGTGATTTTTCGCGAAAATACGGAGGATATTTATGCCGGCATTGAGTACCAAGAAGGAACACCTGAAGCGCAAAAAGTGATCGATTTTATCCAAAATGAGATGGGATCAGAGAACATTCGCTTTCCGGAAACGTCCGGCGTCGGCATCAAACCGATTTCTAAAGAAGGAACGGAACGTCTCGTTCGCTCTGCGATTCAATACGCCATTGACGAAAATCGCAAAAACGTAACGCTTGTTCATAAGGGGAATATTATGAAGTTCACGGAAGGAGCCTTCAAAGCTTGGGGCTTTGAGCTCGCAGAGCGTGAATTCGGTGATCAAGTGTTCACTTGGCAAACTTACGATGAAATCGTAGAAAAAGAAGGCAAAGAGGCAGCCAACAAAGCGCAGGACGAAGCGGAAGCAGCAGGGAAAATTATCATAAAAGAAGCGATCGCCGATATTTTCTTGCAGCAAATCCTTACGCGCCCGAAAGAACATGATGTTGTCGCGACGATGAATTTAAACGGTGACTACATTTCTGATGCTTTAGCAGCCCAAGTAGGCGGCATTGGTATCGCGCCGGGAGCGAACATTAACTATGATACCGGCCATGCCATCTTTGAAGCGACACATGGCACTGCCCCTAAATACGCGGGTCAGGATAAAGTGAATCCATCATCGTTGATTTTATCCGGAGAATTGTTGCTCCGCCATCTTGGCTGGAATGAAGCGGCCGACCTTATTACAAAGTCCATGGACACGACCATTGGCAACAAAGTTGTTACGTATGATTTTGCTCGGTTAATGGATAACGCAAGAGAAGTGAAATGCTCCGGGTTTGCGGATGAACTCATCAAGAACATGTAA
- the glpK gene encoding glycerol kinase GlpK produces the protein MAKNHILAIDQGTTSTRTILFDGEGQEVHSVQREFTQHFPKPGWVEHDANEIWGSVLAVIAGLFTEVDIQPNEIAGIGITNQRETTVVWDKHTGKPVYHALVWQSRQTEPIVDQLKEEGLNETFRQKTGLLLDPYFSGTKVKWILDNVEGAREKAENGDLLFGTIDTWLIWKLSGGAAHVTDYTNAGRTLMFNIHSLEWDQELLDILDIPKNMLPEVKSSSEVYAETVDYHFFGAKVPIAGVAGDQHAALFGQACFEKGMVKNTYGTGCFILMNTGEEAVISENGLLTTIAWGLDGKVEYALEGSIFVAGSAVQWLRDGINMIDQSPDSEDFATRVTSSEGVYFVPAFVGLGTPYWDSAARGAMFGITRGTEKAHIVRATLESLAYQTKDVMAAMEKDAGIPSTKLRVDGGAAENNFLMQFQSDLLNAPVERPTVSETTALGAAYLAGLSVGIWDSKEDIAKKWKVDQSFEPAMEDTERRKLYGGWKKAVEATMVFKPENHDV, from the coding sequence ATGGCGAAAAATCATATTTTAGCAATTGATCAGGGAACGACAAGTACACGGACGATTTTATTTGACGGCGAAGGTCAGGAAGTTCACTCGGTGCAAAGAGAATTCACGCAGCACTTTCCAAAGCCGGGATGGGTCGAACACGACGCGAATGAAATTTGGGGTTCTGTCCTCGCGGTTATCGCTGGTCTTTTTACTGAAGTGGACATTCAGCCGAATGAAATCGCCGGTATCGGGATTACGAATCAGCGGGAGACAACGGTTGTTTGGGATAAACATACGGGCAAACCGGTTTATCACGCGCTCGTGTGGCAGTCCCGGCAAACAGAACCGATTGTTGATCAGTTGAAGGAAGAGGGGCTGAATGAAACGTTTAGACAAAAAACCGGGCTTTTGCTCGATCCTTATTTTTCAGGAACAAAAGTAAAATGGATCCTTGATAATGTTGAAGGCGCGCGGGAAAAAGCAGAGAACGGTGACCTGTTATTCGGCACTATCGATACGTGGCTTATTTGGAAGCTAAGTGGAGGCGCGGCACACGTGACGGACTATACGAACGCCGGGCGCACGCTTATGTTTAATATTCATAGTTTGGAATGGGATCAAGAACTTCTCGATATTTTAGACATTCCGAAAAATATGCTACCTGAAGTGAAATCCTCGTCGGAAGTGTATGCGGAAACCGTTGATTACCATTTCTTTGGCGCAAAAGTGCCGATTGCCGGTGTGGCCGGCGATCAGCACGCGGCTTTATTCGGGCAAGCGTGTTTTGAAAAAGGGATGGTGAAAAATACGTACGGCACCGGTTGCTTTATTTTGATGAACACGGGTGAAGAAGCAGTCATATCCGAAAACGGGTTGTTAACGACAATTGCCTGGGGGCTCGATGGCAAAGTTGAGTACGCGTTGGAAGGTAGTATTTTCGTAGCGGGTTCTGCCGTTCAATGGCTTCGGGATGGCATAAATATGATTGATCAATCGCCGGATAGCGAAGATTTTGCCACGCGCGTAACCTCGTCTGAAGGTGTTTATTTTGTGCCTGCTTTCGTTGGATTGGGCACACCTTATTGGGATAGTGCCGCACGCGGAGCGATGTTCGGGATTACGAGAGGAACGGAGAAGGCCCATATCGTTAGGGCAACCTTGGAATCCTTAGCCTATCAAACGAAAGATGTCATGGCAGCGATGGAAAAAGACGCGGGCATTCCTTCGACAAAGTTGCGTGTCGATGGTGGTGCTGCTGAAAACAATTTCCTCATGCAATTCCAAAGTGACCTCCTTAATGCACCGGTGGAACGGCCGACCGTCAGTGAAACAACAGCCTTGGGGGCCGCTTATTTGGCCGGTTTATCAGTCGGTATCTGGGACAGCAAAGAAGATATTGCGAAGAAATGGAAAGTAGATCAATCATTCGAACCGGCCATGGAAGATACGGAACGTAGAAAGCTGTATGGCGGCTGGAAAAAAGCCGTGGAAGCGACGATGGTTTTTAAGCCGGAAAACCATGACGTATAA
- the mdh gene encoding malate dehydrogenase: MTIKRRKVSVIGSGFTGATTALNVAQQELADVVLVDIPDKEGPTQGKALDMLESTPVVGADVNVTGTSDYKDTEGSDVVVITAGIPRKPGMSRDDLVNTNAGIMKSVTEQIVKYSPDTYIIVLTNPADAMTYAVYQASGLPKNRVIGQSGVLDTARFRAFIAQELSMSVEDVQGFVLGGHGDDMVPLIRYSSVGGVPLMDLLSQDRIDKIIERTRKGGGEIVSLLGDGSAYYAPAAALTQMVESIVKDKKRILPTIAYLEGEYGYNDLYVGVPTVLGGDGVERVIELNLTEEEKQDLSTSVDSVKNVMKLLK; the protein is encoded by the coding sequence ATGACTATTAAACGTAGAAAAGTATCTGTGATCGGTAGCGGCTTTACAGGCGCTACAACGGCCCTTAATGTTGCGCAACAAGAGCTTGCAGACGTTGTCCTCGTGGACATCCCGGATAAAGAGGGTCCAACACAGGGGAAAGCTCTCGACATGCTTGAATCCACCCCTGTCGTAGGTGCAGACGTGAATGTGACCGGGACTTCCGATTACAAAGACACGGAGGGCTCTGATGTCGTGGTTATTACTGCGGGCATTCCCCGGAAACCGGGTATGAGCCGGGATGATCTCGTTAACACAAATGCCGGCATCATGAAATCCGTTACCGAGCAAATTGTAAAATATTCACCGGATACGTACATTATCGTACTGACAAATCCTGCGGATGCGATGACGTATGCAGTATACCAAGCATCCGGCTTACCGAAGAACAGGGTAATCGGCCAATCAGGCGTTTTGGACACGGCTCGTTTCCGCGCGTTTATTGCCCAGGAATTAAGCATGTCGGTCGAAGACGTACAAGGATTTGTCCTCGGGGGCCATGGCGATGACATGGTACCGTTGATTCGTTACTCAAGTGTTGGCGGTGTACCGTTAATGGACTTGCTATCCCAAGACCGTATCGACAAAATCATTGAACGCACGCGTAAAGGTGGCGGTGAAATTGTTTCACTGCTCGGCGACGGAAGCGCTTATTATGCGCCGGCCGCTGCATTAACGCAAATGGTTGAATCGATCGTTAAAGACAAAAAACGTATATTGCCGACGATTGCTTATCTCGAAGGCGAGTATGGCTATAATGATCTTTATGTTGGCGTCCCGACCGTCCTTGGGGGCGATGGTGTCGAGCGAGTCATCGAACTGAATCTTACGGAGGAAGAAAAACAGGACCTCTCCACATCCGTGGACTCCGTAAAAAATGTCATGAAACTGTTGAAGTAA
- a CDS encoding type II toxin-antitoxin system prevent-host-death family antitoxin produces the protein MRVPSTKTQNNFGKYLKYVEAGEEIIVTKSGKATAKISPCHDEDIVSEERSEYRSSGDWVTYDEFLELTEGSEQRFELIDGIIYNLASPSYKHQHAVVELQGTFYNWFKGKTCESLTSPFDVTFFKEEDNICVVQPDIMVICDKENLDENDKYHGTPTLVVEVLSPSTRSKDMLKKLELYKQCGVREYWIVDPINEHILIYSLEDNDIVNNKTYLKEAHRTVRSDVFAGLQADLQDVFA, from the coding sequence ATGAGAGTGCCTTCAACAAAAACGCAAAATAATTTCGGGAAATACTTGAAGTACGTAGAAGCGGGTGAGGAAATCATTGTAACGAAAAGCGGGAAAGCCACAGCCAAAATCTCCCCCTGTCATGACGAGGACATTGTCAGTGAAGAACGGTCAGAATACCGGTCTTCGGGGGATTGGGTGACTTATGACGAATTTCTGGAGTTAACGGAAGGATCGGAACAAAGATTTGAATTAATTGACGGCATCATCTACAACCTGGCCTCCCCTTCCTATAAACATCAACACGCAGTTGTGGAACTCCAAGGCACATTTTACAATTGGTTTAAAGGAAAAACATGTGAATCGCTCACATCCCCGTTTGACGTGACTTTTTTTAAAGAGGAAGACAACATTTGTGTCGTTCAACCGGATATTATGGTCATCTGTGACAAGGAAAACCTGGATGAGAATGACAAATATCATGGGACGCCAACCCTTGTGGTGGAAGTGTTATCACCTTCCACAAGAAGCAAGGACATGTTGAAGAAGCTTGAGTTATATAAGCAATGCGGCGTGAGAGAGTACTGGATTGTCGACCCAATCAATGAACACATTTTGATTTACTCACTGGAGGACAATGACATTGTCAACAACAAAACCTATTTAAAAGAGGCTCACCGCACGGTTCGATCCGACGTATTTGCCGGGTTGCAAGCGGATTTGCAGGATGTGTTTGCATAA
- the tatA gene encoding twin-arginine translocase TatA/TatE family subunit, whose amino-acid sequence MGGIGTIGIPGLILILLIALLIFGPKKLPQIGSAFGETLSAFKKSTNQIMDDVTLQNDEKDEEAKKEESSSHEAKESEGPQKE is encoded by the coding sequence ATGGGCGGGATAGGTACGATTGGTATACCCGGGTTAATCCTAATATTGTTAATAGCGCTACTGATTTTCGGTCCTAAAAAATTACCTCAAATCGGTTCTGCTTTTGGTGAAACGTTGTCGGCTTTTAAGAAATCTACCAATCAGATCATGGATGATGTGACTCTACAAAACGATGAAAAAGATGAAGAGGCTAAAAAAGAGGAATCGTCATCACATGAAGCCAAGGAATCAGAGGGTCCACAAAAAGAGTAA
- the tatA gene encoding twin-arginine translocase TatA/TatE family subunit, translated as MVLPNIGIPSLILILLIALLIFGPKKLPEIGGAFGKTLNEFKKSTSQMMEDDPPEPERKEINEETANTTSESQKQS; from the coding sequence ATTGTGCTTCCAAATATTGGCATCCCCAGTCTCATTCTCATCCTTTTGATCGCCCTCTTGATCTTTGGTCCGAAGAAACTACCGGAAATCGGCGGTGCTTTTGGAAAAACACTGAATGAATTCAAAAAATCCACCTCACAGATGATGGAAGATGACCCGCCCGAACCGGAAAGAAAAGAAATCAATGAAGAAACGGCGAACACAACGTCCGAATCTCAGAAGCAGTCGTAA
- a CDS encoding GMC family oxidoreductase, whose protein sequence is MVEKMDKVDVVTVGVGWTGGIIAAELSKAGYKVVGLERGGERETEDYYDKHDHLNYAERHEVMHHLPDNTVTFRNNLDQTAAPVRETHDLQIGTDVGGGGLHWAAQTHRYFPYDFEIYSRTVERYGEEKIPEDMSLQDWGITYDELEPYYDKFEKTMGTSGEEDPLAAERSSPYPTPPLKKTKAMKLFQEATENLGYHPYVIPAGTISEQYENPDGQTLNACQYSGFCSRFACEWGARASPNITVIPTAQETDNFELRTRSNVTRVLYDGDRATSVIYEDTQTGEEFEQPADIVVLTSYTFNNVRLLLLSEIGEPYDPETGEGIIGKNFTDHHTSGQAIGFFEDRKFNRYISTGALGMTYEDFNADNFDHSDVDFIHGGHIEMRENGENPIQNNHVPNGTPLWGKEFKEKSLYYFYRSFALNIQMATMPFEDHYLDLDPNYKDEKGDPLLRLTWDYKDNELNMSKFLVEKSAETLREMGADIVDEDHLPEHFTPQFTFMHNAGGAIMGDDPETSAVNNYMQMWNMDNLFVCGASALPHFSATNPTLTVGALTYRAAEGIEEYLNNGGGQLVSSKKSNQKA, encoded by the coding sequence GTGGTTGAAAAAATGGATAAAGTGGATGTTGTGACTGTAGGGGTAGGGTGGACGGGAGGAATTATAGCTGCCGAACTTAGCAAAGCAGGGTATAAGGTTGTTGGCCTGGAGCGCGGTGGTGAAAGGGAAACGGAAGATTATTATGATAAACATGATCACTTAAATTATGCCGAAAGGCATGAGGTAATGCACCATTTACCTGATAATACGGTAACATTCCGTAATAATTTAGATCAGACAGCTGCACCGGTTCGGGAAACTCACGATTTACAAATAGGAACTGACGTTGGTGGTGGCGGGCTTCATTGGGCTGCACAAACACATCGCTATTTTCCGTATGATTTTGAAATTTACAGTAGAACGGTTGAGCGCTACGGTGAAGAGAAAATTCCGGAAGATATGTCTTTGCAAGATTGGGGGATTACTTACGATGAATTGGAGCCCTACTATGATAAGTTTGAAAAAACGATGGGAACTTCTGGAGAGGAAGATCCATTAGCCGCTGAGCGTTCGAGTCCCTATCCGACGCCACCTCTGAAAAAGACTAAGGCAATGAAGCTATTCCAGGAGGCAACAGAGAATCTAGGGTATCACCCATACGTAATTCCTGCCGGAACTATATCGGAGCAATATGAAAATCCTGATGGGCAAACATTGAATGCATGTCAATACAGCGGCTTTTGTAGTAGATTTGCCTGTGAATGGGGGGCAAGAGCAAGCCCTAATATAACAGTTATTCCAACTGCTCAGGAGACAGACAATTTTGAACTCCGAACGAGGTCAAACGTCACACGCGTCTTATACGACGGGGATAGAGCAACGAGTGTCATCTATGAGGATACGCAAACCGGTGAGGAATTTGAGCAGCCAGCGGATATTGTGGTTTTGACTAGCTACACCTTTAATAATGTTCGTCTGCTACTCTTATCGGAAATAGGAGAGCCTTATGATCCGGAAACAGGGGAAGGAATCATTGGGAAAAATTTTACAGATCATCATACCAGTGGCCAAGCAATAGGTTTTTTTGAAGACCGGAAGTTTAATAGGTATATATCTACAGGGGCTTTAGGAATGACGTATGAAGATTTTAACGCCGATAACTTCGACCATTCAGATGTGGATTTCATCCACGGGGGACATATAGAAATGCGGGAGAATGGAGAGAATCCTATTCAAAACAATCATGTTCCAAATGGTACGCCTTTATGGGGGAAAGAATTTAAAGAAAAGTCCCTGTATTATTTTTACCGTTCATTTGCACTCAATATCCAAATGGCCACCATGCCCTTTGAAGATCACTATTTAGATTTAGATCCAAACTATAAGGATGAAAAGGGTGATCCCCTCCTTCGCCTCACATGGGATTACAAGGATAATGAGCTTAACATGTCAAAGTTCTTGGTAGAAAAATCTGCTGAAACATTAAGGGAAATGGGGGCGGATATTGTTGATGAAGATCACCTCCCGGAACATTTTACTCCTCAGTTCACATTCATGCACAATGCCGGTGGTGCGATTATGGGTGATGACCCGGAGACATCAGCGGTGAATAATTATATGCAAATGTGGAATATGGATAATTTATTTGTTTGTGGAGCCTCTGCTCTCCCGCATTTTAGCGCTACCAATCCGACGTTAACTGTAGGTGCCTTAACTTACCGAGCAGCCGAAGGAATCGAGGAATATTTAAACAACGGAGGAGGTCAACTAGTCAGTAGCAAAAAATCAAACCAAAAAGCGTAA
- a CDS encoding gluconate 2-dehydrogenase subunit 3 family protein, producing MAENNTNPENQNNEGNPKEGISRRAFIKNTGLVTGGIVGGGLLGGVLGNQWLGTGAETASEDREGDEREQVNYSEARQFFLRQQDFDVLSTATERIFPEDDLGPGAIALGVPYFIDKQLAGPWGKNLDVYMVKPFQDGESPLNKGEIFLQGIRKMNKISNDNYGEAFPDLDEEQQIEILGSFENDEVTLNRVESSKFFSLLRQTTLEGVYSDPMHGGNKNMEGWRMKEFPGVQTSYRDMVEEDEFIVIEPISLSES from the coding sequence ATGGCAGAGAATAATACGAATCCAGAAAATCAGAACAACGAGGGAAATCCGAAGGAAGGAATTAGCCGTCGGGCGTTTATTAAGAATACGGGGCTCGTTACCGGAGGGATCGTTGGGGGAGGATTATTAGGTGGTGTACTAGGAAATCAATGGTTAGGAACAGGTGCAGAAACAGCTAGTGAAGATAGGGAAGGGGATGAAAGGGAGCAGGTAAATTATAGTGAAGCTCGTCAATTTTTCCTACGTCAGCAAGATTTTGATGTACTGAGTACGGCAACGGAAAGAATTTTTCCGGAAGATGATCTCGGTCCTGGTGCAATCGCATTGGGCGTTCCCTATTTTATTGATAAACAACTTGCAGGGCCGTGGGGGAAAAACTTAGACGTTTATATGGTAAAACCTTTTCAAGATGGAGAATCTCCATTAAATAAAGGAGAAATTTTTCTCCAAGGTATCCGTAAAATGAATAAAATTAGTAATGATAATTATGGAGAAGCTTTTCCTGACTTAGATGAAGAACAGCAAATAGAAATATTGGGATCATTTGAAAATGATGAAGTCACACTTAATCGTGTGGAGTCATCTAAGTTTTTTTCACTGCTAAGGCAAACCACGTTAGAAGGGGTATATTCCGATCCGATGCATGGAGGCAATAAAAATATGGAAGGGTGGAGGATGAAAGAATTTCCGGGCGTGCAAACGTCTTATCGGGACATGGTTGAAGAAGATGAATTCATTGTAATAGAACCGATAAGTTTGAGCGAAAGTTAA
- a CDS encoding MIP/aquaporin family protein: MYEMLAELIGTMVLIIFGAGVVGGNVLKYTKSEGMGWVGISIGWGLAVALGVYVSGTVSDGHINPAVTLGFAAIGDFPWSQVPFYIVGQTVGAFVGAVIIYFHYLPHWKATDDPGAKLGTFATDPAIKHYPSNFLSEVIGTAMLLFALLGIGANTFTDGLEPISTGLLIVAIGLSLGGTTGYAINPARDFGPRLAHFVLPIHGKGSSDWKYAWIPVFGPIVGAVLGAVLYVLLLG, encoded by the coding sequence ATGTATGAAATGCTGGCGGAGCTAATCGGCACAATGGTACTGATTATTTTTGGTGCAGGGGTTGTCGGCGGCAATGTACTGAAATATACAAAATCCGAAGGGATGGGCTGGGTTGGCATATCCATCGGATGGGGGCTTGCTGTCGCTCTCGGTGTCTATGTTTCCGGAACAGTGAGTGACGGTCACATTAATCCCGCGGTAACGCTTGGGTTCGCGGCAATTGGTGATTTTCCATGGTCGCAAGTGCCTTTTTACATTGTCGGTCAAACCGTCGGCGCCTTTGTTGGCGCGGTCATCATCTATTTTCATTACCTTCCTCATTGGAAAGCGACAGATGATCCAGGTGCGAAATTAGGAACATTCGCGACAGACCCGGCAATTAAGCATTATCCTTCCAACTTTTTGAGTGAAGTGATCGGCACGGCTATGTTGTTGTTTGCGCTTCTTGGAATTGGAGCAAATACATTTACAGATGGCTTGGAACCGATTTCTACCGGTCTTTTAATTGTTGCGATTGGGTTATCACTCGGCGGGACAACAGGATACGCGATTAATCCTGCCCGAGATTTTGGACCGCGGCTCGCACACTTTGTTTTGCCGATTCATGGAAAAGGATCGTCTGATTGGAAATATGCATGGATACCGGTATTTGGCCCAATCGTTGGAGCAGTTCTTGGTGCAGTGCTGTACGTATTGCTGTTAGGATAA
- the tatC gene encoding twin-arginine translocase subunit TatC, with protein sequence MIKNIKNKTTDQSALEHYGEMRSMVIRSLLFLAVSLVVMVVLMHWLIPYLINHGSVDTSLVLLGPMEIMRIYLFVGLILAIGFSIPYVGYEIWKFAKPALTDKESKMILTYIPGSAVLFILGLLFGYLIVFPIVYSFLIGLGAIHFEMMITAQQYFSFLLMTTLPIGFVFQLPIVMMFLTSLGVFVPEQMRKVRKYAYFGMVVFSVLITPPDFLSDILLIIPLILLYEFGIYVSQIIHRKKGNTLAGEHV encoded by the coding sequence ATGATTAAAAATATTAAAAATAAAACAACAGATCAATCAGCACTGGAACATTATGGTGAAATGCGTAGTATGGTTATTCGCTCACTCCTGTTTTTAGCTGTTTCCCTCGTTGTTATGGTTGTATTGATGCACTGGCTTATTCCGTATCTGATTAATCACGGTTCGGTGGATACTTCTTTGGTCTTATTGGGTCCTATGGAAATCATGCGTATTTACCTGTTTGTAGGTTTAATATTGGCGATAGGTTTTTCCATTCCGTATGTAGGCTATGAAATTTGGAAGTTTGCAAAACCTGCTTTAACCGATAAGGAAAGCAAAATGATTTTGACTTATATCCCGGGAAGCGCCGTTTTATTTATTCTAGGCTTACTTTTTGGATATTTGATCGTTTTTCCGATCGTTTATTCCTTTTTGATCGGGCTGGGCGCCATTCATTTTGAAATGATGATTACCGCGCAACAATACTTCTCCTTCTTGCTTATGACAACGTTACCGATTGGCTTCGTGTTTCAATTACCGATCGTCATGATGTTTTTGACGTCTTTGGGTGTATTCGTTCCCGAGCAAATGCGTAAAGTTAGAAAATATGCTTATTTTGGAATGGTTGTATTTTCTGTCCTGATCACGCCGCCTGATTTCTTATCAGATATACTGCTTATTATACCACTCATATTACTTTATGAGTTTGGGATATATGTTTCCCAAATCATCCATCGGAAAAAAGGCAACACCTTGGCGGGAGAACACGTATGA